The Brachyspira hyodysenteriae ATCC 27164 sequence GTTTGTTATATTATTTTCTTTTAATCTTTATTCCCAAAAGATTGATGATAAGCCTATGAAAATAAATAAAAATTACTTTACTGATGAAGGTAATTTAAAAAATAAAAAAGACTTATCTGTTTATGCCATTAGAAAAATTAGATTTACAGATAAATCATCTTATGAGATGATAATATTGAAAAATAATTATTGGTATTACTACTCTTTATTTCAAATAGAACAAAATAATAAATACAAATATATCGGTACTATTGCTTTTAAAAGTTTTAATCAAACAGAAGGACTAATTGGAAATATAGTTTATAAAGATAATTTTTTCACTGTAGAGCATACTGTTATGTCAAATCTAAAAATGTATATAACATTTAAATATCATGATGATAAAAAAATATATTTAGATAAAGCTAGTATGATTGTAGAACTCGTTGATAATAGTTCAGCAGCAAGTACTAATGAAGCAAAAACAACTGCTAAGCAGGTTAATGGTAATGTAGTGCCTAATAAAATTTTATACGAAGATGTTACAATGGATACGATATCAAAATTATTGAGTCTTGATATATAATTATATTTTGTAAAAAATTACAGAGATATAATAAAAAATACAATTCTCTGTAAAGATATTATAATAGACACAATATAAAATCATTAAACATAGAGCTGCAATATTATGAGAGCATTTTTAGCATTAAACTTAAATCAAGAAATAAAAAATAAATATTCTAATATACTTAGAATAAATGAAAATATAGCAGAATTAAAAAAAGTATCAAAAGATAAAATGCATATAACATTAGTATTCTTTGATAATATAAAAGAAGAGCAAATAGAATTAATAAAAAAAGAAGTGATTAACTCCTCACCTACTCCATTTAATATAAACTTTGAAAATATTTCTTACTTCACAAATAAATTCAAAGACATAAATGTAATATTCGTAAAAGCAGTAAGCGAGGAATTAAAAAATTATGTCAAAACTTTAAGAAGCAATTTAGATAATATAAACAGTCTTAAATATGACAAAAAAGATTTTAAATCTCATATCACATTAGCAAGAGTTAAAAAAGTTTATGATAATGAAAAATTAAAAGAAAATATTGAGGAAATAGAATTTAGAGCATCATCTTTTATAGCTGATTCTATCACTTTATATTCAAGCGATTTTTATAATTATACAGAAATTTTCACTATCAATTTTTAATTATATCATTCTATCAATCATTTACATTTTTATTAATTAAAGTATAATCTAATAAATAAACATAATAATAAATTTTTATAATTACAAAGGTAAATAAATTTATGAATAAAATAAATAGAATATATATAGGCTATCCTCCATTTGAAAGCGACAGAGGAGTAGCATTATTATCACAGAACAGACAATTTCAATG is a genomic window containing:
- the thpR gene encoding RNA 2',3'-cyclic phosphodiesterase translates to MRAFLALNLNQEIKNKYSNILRINENIAELKKVSKDKMHITLVFFDNIKEEQIELIKKEVINSSPTPFNINFENISYFTNKFKDINVIFVKAVSEELKNYVKTLRSNLDNINSLKYDKKDFKSHITLARVKKVYDNEKLKENIEEIEFRASSFIADSITLYSSDFYNYTEIFTINF